From a region of the Sebaldella sp. S0638 genome:
- a CDS encoding PRD domain-containing protein, translating into MSINNLDCSILNEVIKNEKIFPGDLVKKYNTTDRNIRYKLDNINFYLNKEKLPVIKTTSKGELFFSSEDRNLLGNSAFIIKNEDYIFSKEERQKLVLVFVLLNTGVFTIQSVLDEIGVSLSTLKNDIRELKQILGKNGLKLVQIAKKGLKIQGSENSIRRMVLNILLESSIESFSPDQKDKIDVFKRTLKQIFLNSYDGTGKEKEEKDKQTDTAIREYLEKINSDMNEEFSDVLHNYIMNYLRLTIIRIKNKKYLKEDLDDVLFLENIKEYKIIKSHIDILEDKAGINLTPQEIIKIVEIYIENKNYDVNNSWKQVKQILENLISKVSSDINLDMTNDLILLNDLIYHMKLAAYRIKNNIKLKNSIYKEVEEEVPYLFSVVEKRAAGYEGYLGEKLNKDEIAFITIHFKMSIDRNYNLGKKRVLIVCGLGYGTSKLLKKIISEEFNVEITDLIPVYQLEKYNLDKTDIVLSTVKITEPLDKPYLTINTIPNLQDKKNIEQLGIKRKNANKEYYMQEVLKIIKENCDVKNNRDLIKGLEKLFSTEDEKIMESHRKSLPELLPQGNIKVVNSVKNWQEAMEISGRILVDNGYAEWEYVESVIDMVYKHGTYMVLKKNFILGHGNYLEKVNKAGLSFLYIKEGVEFPENHFINCVITLCSRDKKEHTFGLLELHRVIENCDLYRKISGMNSGYEIYKEIKSGWEKIKK; encoded by the coding sequence ATGAGTATAAATAATCTGGATTGTTCGATTCTAAATGAAGTAATAAAAAATGAAAAGATATTTCCCGGTGATCTGGTAAAAAAATATAATACTACTGACAGAAATATAAGGTACAAGCTGGATAATATTAATTTTTACCTGAATAAAGAAAAACTGCCTGTTATAAAAACGACATCCAAAGGTGAACTTTTTTTCAGCAGTGAAGACAGGAATTTACTGGGAAACAGTGCTTTTATTATAAAAAATGAAGATTATATTTTCAGCAAAGAGGAAAGGCAGAAGCTGGTACTCGTTTTTGTACTTCTGAATACAGGAGTTTTTACCATACAGTCTGTGCTGGATGAAATAGGCGTGAGTTTGTCTACATTGAAGAATGACATAAGAGAACTAAAGCAGATACTGGGAAAAAACGGTTTGAAGCTGGTACAGATAGCAAAAAAAGGATTGAAAATACAGGGCAGTGAGAACAGCATAAGAAGAATGGTATTGAATATTCTTCTGGAAAGCAGTATAGAATCATTTTCCCCAGATCAGAAGGATAAAATAGATGTTTTCAAGAGAACTTTGAAGCAGATATTTCTGAATTCATATGACGGAACCGGCAAAGAAAAAGAGGAGAAAGACAAACAGACGGATACAGCAATCAGGGAGTATCTCGAAAAGATAAACAGTGATATGAATGAGGAATTTTCAGATGTTTTACATAATTACATTATGAATTATCTCAGACTTACGATTATAAGAATAAAAAATAAAAAATATCTGAAAGAGGATCTTGATGATGTCTTATTTCTGGAAAATATAAAGGAATACAAAATTATAAAATCCCATATTGATATTTTGGAGGATAAAGCTGGTATAAATCTTACACCGCAGGAAATAATCAAAATAGTAGAAATATACATTGAAAATAAAAATTATGATGTAAATAATTCATGGAAACAGGTAAAGCAAATTCTGGAAAATCTCATATCAAAAGTATCATCTGATATAAATCTGGATATGACAAATGATCTCATCCTGCTGAATGACCTCATCTATCACATGAAACTTGCTGCATACAGAATCAAAAATAATATAAAGCTGAAAAACAGTATTTATAAAGAAGTAGAAGAGGAAGTTCCATATTTATTCAGCGTTGTAGAGAAAAGAGCAGCCGGATATGAGGGATATCTGGGAGAAAAGCTGAATAAAGATGAAATAGCCTTTATTACAATACATTTTAAAATGTCAATTGACAGAAATTATAATCTCGGCAAAAAAAGAGTGCTTATTGTATGCGGTCTCGGATATGGTACTTCAAAGCTTTTGAAAAAAATAATCAGTGAAGAATTCAATGTGGAGATAACAGATCTCATTCCGGTGTATCAGCTGGAAAAATATAATCTGGATAAAACAGATATAGTTCTTTCCACTGTGAAGATAACAGAACCGCTTGATAAACCGTATCTTACAATAAACACCATACCAAACCTTCAGGATAAAAAGAACATAGAGCAGCTGGGTATAAAAAGAAAAAATGCCAATAAAGAATACTATATGCAGGAGGTTCTTAAAATAATAAAAGAAAACTGTGATGTGAAAAATAACAGAGACCTAATAAAAGGACTTGAGAAATTATTCAGCACAGAAGATGAGAAAATAATGGAATCTCACAGAAAAAGTCTGCCGGAACTCCTTCCGCAGGGAAATATAAAAGTGGTAAACAGTGTAAAAAACTGGCAGGAAGCAATGGAAATATCGGGGCGTATTTTGGTGGATAACGGTTACGCAGAATGGGAATATGTGGAAAGTGTAATAGACATGGTCTATAAACACGGCACGTATATGGTTTTGAAAAAGAATTTCATATTGGGACACGGGAATTACCTTGAAAAAGTAAATAAAGCAGGATTGTCATTTCTTTATATAAAAGAAGGGGTGGAATTTCCGGAAAATCACTTTATTAATTGTGTAATTACATTATGCAGCCGTGATAAAAAGGAGCATACATTCGGACTTTTGGAACTGCACAGGGTTATAGAAAACTGTGATCTCTACAGAAAAATTTCCGGCATGAATTCCGGATACGAAATATACAAAGAGATAAAGTCCGGCTGGGAGAAAATTAAAAAATAG
- a CDS encoding PTS sugar transporter subunit IIA: protein MREIDKDLIFINMNFENKSELFKFVAEELKKRDYVEDTYEAAINERESRFPTGFQLKNMNIAMPHADPVNSRADKLIILTLEKPVEFQNAEDKGSLNVSIVFGLVFHNRDKHIDYLMRLSNLIQDSEKLEKIKKAGTKEEIYDLLNEIFK from the coding sequence ATGAGAGAAATTGACAAAGACCTTATTTTTATAAATATGAATTTTGAAAATAAAAGTGAACTGTTTAAATTTGTGGCAGAAGAATTAAAAAAAAGAGATTACGTGGAAGATACATATGAAGCGGCAATTAACGAAAGAGAGAGCCGGTTTCCTACGGGATTCCAGCTGAAAAATATGAATATAGCAATGCCGCATGCTGATCCTGTGAACAGCAGGGCAGACAAGCTGATTATCCTTACACTGGAAAAACCTGTAGAATTTCAGAATGCCGAGGATAAGGGAAGTCTTAATGTAAGTATAGTTTTTGGTCTGGTTTTTCATAACAGGGACAAACATATTGATTATCTGATGAGACTCTCGAATCTTATACAGGATTCCGAAAAGCTTGAAAAAATAAAAAAAGCCGGAACCAAAGAGGAAATCTATGATCTTTTAAATGAAATATTTAAATAA